A window of Equus przewalskii isolate Varuska chromosome 18, EquPr2, whole genome shotgun sequence contains these coding sequences:
- the CHRD gene encoding chordin isoform X2: MPSLPAPPAPLLLLGLLLLGSRPARGAGPEPPALPIRPEKEPLPIRGAAGCSFGGKVYALDETWHPDLGEPFGVMRCVLCACEAPQWGRRTRGPARVSCKNIKPECPALACGQPRQLPGHCCQTCPQERSGPERQPTGLAFEYPRDPEHRSYSDRGEPGAEDRARGDGHTDFVALLTGPRSQAVARARVSLLRSSLRFSISYRRLDRPTRIRFSDSTGSVLFEHPAAPTQDGLVCGVWRAVPRLSLRLLRAEQLHVALVTPTYPSGEVWGPLIRHRALAAETFSAILTLEGPPQQGIGGITLLTLSDTEDSLHFLLLFRGLLESRSGAVAGPAQVPLRLQILHQGQLLRELQANASAQEPGFAEVLPNLTAQEMDWLVLGELQMVLERAGGPGLRISGHIAARQSCDVLQSVLCGADALIPVQTGAAGSASLTLLGNGSLIYQVQVVGTGSEVVAVTLETKPQWRDQHTVLCHMAGLQPGEHTAVGVCPGLGARGAHMLLQNELFLNVGTKDFPDGELRGHVAALPYSGHSARHDTLPVPLAGALVLPPVQSQAAGHAWLSLDTHCHLHYEVLLAGLGGSEQGTVTAHLLGPPGMPGPRRLLKGFYGPEAQGVVKDLEPELLRHLAQGTASLLITTKGSPQGELRGQVHIANQCEVGGLRLAAAGTEGVRAPGTLDAAAPALPGLPAVLDPDAPAPAKPGGPGRPRDPNMCFFEGQQRPHGARWAPNYDPLCSLCTCQRRTVICDPVVCPPPSCPSPVQALDQCCPVCPEKQDVRDLPGLPKSRDPGEGCYFDGDRSWRAAGTRWHPVVPPFGLIKCAICTCKGGTGEVHCEKVQCPRLACAQPVRANPTDCCKQCPVGSGAHPHLGDPMQADGPRGCRFAGQWFPESQSWHPSVPPFGEMSCITCRCGAGVPHCERDDCSLPLACGPGKESRCCSHCAPRQSAPETRTVPELEKEAEGS; this comes from the exons ATGCCGAGCCTCCCGGCCCCGCCGGCCCCGCTGCTGCTCCTCGGGCTGCTGCTGCTCGGCTCCCGGCCGGCCCGCGGCGCCGGCCCCGAGCCCCCCGCGCTGCCCATCCGGCCCGAGAAGGAGCCACTGCCCATTCGGGGAGCGGCAG GCTGCTCCTTCGGCGGGAAGGTTTATGCCTTGGACGAGACGTGGCACCCGGACCTCGGGGAGCCCTTCGGGGTGATGCGCTGCGTGCTGTGCGCCTGCGAGGCG CCTCAGTGGGGTCGCCGCACAAGGGGCCCGGCCAGGGTCAGCTGCAAGAACATCAAACCCGAGTGCCCAGCCCTGGCCTGCGGGCAGCCACGGCAGCTGCCCGGACACTGCTGCCAGACCTGCCCCCAGG AGCGCAGCGGTCCCGAGAGGCAGCCGACCGGCCTGGCCTTCGAGTATCCGCGGGACCCCGAGCATCGCAGCTACAGCGACCGTGGGGAGCCGGGCGCTGAGGATCGGGCGCGTGGAGACGGCCACACCG ACTTCGTGGCGCTGCTGACAGGGCCGAGGTCGCAGGCTGTGGCACGGGCCCGAGTGTCGCTGCTGCGCTCCAGCCTGCGTTTCTCCATCTCCTACCGGCG GCTGGACCGCCCTACCCGGATCCGCTTCTCGGACTCCACTGGGAGCGTCCTGTTTGAAcaccctgcagcccccacccaaGATGGCCTG GTCTGTGGGGTGTGGCGGGCAGTGCCTCGGTTGTCTCTGAGGCTCCTTAGGGCAGAACAGCTGCATGTGGCACTCGTGACACCCACTTACCCTTCAGGGGAGGTCTGGGGGCCTCTCATCCGGCACCGGGCCCTGGCTGCAG AGACCTTCAGTGCCATCCTGACCCTGGAAGGCCCCCCACAGCAGGGCATAGGGGGCATCACCCTACTCACTCTCAGTGACACAGAGGACTCCTTGCATTTTTTGCTGCTCTTCCGTGGGTTGCTGGAATCCAGGAGCGGGG CTGTTGCAGGACCAGCCCAGGTTCCCTTGCGGCTCCAGATTCTGCACCAGGGGCAGCTATTGCGAGAGCTCCAGGCCAATGCCTCAGCCCAG GAGCCAGGCTTTGCCGAGGTGCTGCCTAACCTGACAGCCCAGGAGATGGACTGGCTGGTGCTGGGGGAGCTGCAGATGGTCCTGGAGAGGGCAGGTGGGCCAGGGCTGCGCATCAGTGGACACATTGCTGCCAGGCAGAGCTGCGATG TCCTGCAAAGTGTCCTTTGCGGGGCCGATGCCCTGATTCCAGTTCAGACGGGTGCAGCTGGCTCAGCCAGCCTTACACTACTAGGAAACGGCTCTCTGATTTACCAG GTGCAAGTGGTAGGTACAGGCAGTGAGGTGGTGGCTGTGACACTGGAGACCAAGCCTCAGTGGAGGGACCAGCACACTGTCCTGTGCCATATGGCTGGACTCCAGCCAGGGGAACACACG gctgTGGGTGTCTGCCCTGGGCTGGGTGCCCGAGGGGCTCATATGCTGCTGCAGAATGAGCTGTTCCTGAATGTGGGCACCAAGGACTTCCCAGATGGAGAGCTGCGGGGGCATGTGGCCGCCCTGCCCTACAGCGGGCACAGCGCCCGCCATGATA CACTGCCTGTGCCTCTGGCTGGAGCCCTGGTGTTGCCCCCTGTGCAGAGCCAGGCAGCAGGGCATGCCTGGCTCTCCCTGGATACCCACTGTCACCTGCACTATGAAGTGCTGCTGGCTGGGCTTGGTGGCTCAGAACAGGGCACCGTCACTGCCCACCTCCTTGGGCCTCCTGGGATGCCAGGGCCCCGGCGGCTGCTGAAGGGATTCTATGGCCCGGAG GCCCAGGGCGTGGTAAAAGACCTGGAGCCTGAGTTGCTGCGGCATCTGGCACAGGGGACTGCCTCCCTGCTGATCACCACCAAGGGTAGCCCCCAAGGGGAGCTGCGAGGGCAG GTGCACATCGCCAACCAATGCGAGGTGGGCGGCCTGCGCCTGGCGGCCGCAGGAACCGAAGGAGTGCGGGCGCCCGGGACCCTGGATGCAGCGGCGCCCGCACTGCCTGGGCTGCCAGCTGTGCTGGACCCGGACGCCCCCGCGCCCGCCAAACCTGGCGGCCCTGGGCGGCCCCGAGACCCCAACATGTGCTTCTTCGAGGGGCAGCAGCGCCCCCATGGGGCTCGCTGGGCGCCTAACTATGACCCGCTCTGCTCGCTCTGCACCTGCCAG AGACGCACGGTGATTTGTGACCCCGTGGTGTGCCCGCCGCCCAGCTGCCCGAGCCCAGTGCAGGCGCTGGACCAGTGCTGTCCTGTGTGCCCGG AGAAACAAGATGTCAGAGACCTGCCGGGGCTGCCGAAGAGCAGGGACCCCGGAGAGG GCTGCTATTTTGATGGTGACCGGAGCTGGCGGGCAGCGGGTACCCGGTGGCACCCCGTCGTGCCCCCATTTGGCTTAATTAAGTGTGCTATCTGCACCTGCAAG GGGGGCACTGGAGAGGTGCACTGTGAGAAGGTGCAGTGTCCCCGGCTGGCCTGTGCCCAGCCTGTCCGCGCCAACCCCACTGACTGCTGCAAACAGTGTCCAG TGGGGTCAGGGGCCCACCCCCATCTGGGGGACCCCATGCAGGCCGATGGGCCCCGGGGCTGCCGTTTTGCAGGGCAGTGGTTCCCAGAGAGCCAGAGCTGGCACCCCTCAGTGCCTCCCTTTGGGGAGATGAGCTGTATCACCTGCAGATGTGGG GCAGGGGTGCCCCACTGTGAGCGGGATGACTGTTCACTGCCACTGGCCTGTGGCCCAGGGAAGGAGAGTCGCTGCTGCTCCCACTGCGCACCCCGGCAGT CAGCCCCAGAGACCAGGACAGTTCCAGAGCTGGAGAAAGAAGCGGAAGGCTCCTAG
- the CHRD gene encoding chordin isoform X7, whose product MDWLVLGELQMVLERAGGPGLRISGHIAARQSCDVLQSVLCGADALIPVQTGAAGSASLTLLGNGSLIYQVQVVGTGSEVVAVTLETKPQWRDQHTVLCHMAGLQPGEHTAVGVCPGLGARGAHMLLQNELFLNVGTKDFPDGELRGHVAALPYSGHSARHDTLPVPLAGALVLPPVQSQAAGHAWLSLDTHCHLHYEVLLAGLGGSEQGTVTAHLLGPPGMPGPRRLLKGFYGPEAQGVVKDLEPELLRHLAQGTASLLITTKGSPQGELRGQVHIANQCEVGGLRLAAAGTEGVRAPGTLDAAAPALPGLPAVLDPDAPAPAKPGGPGRPRDPNMCFFEGQQRPHGARWAPNYDPLCSLCTCQRRTVICDPVVCPPPSCPSPVQALDQCCPVCPEKQDVRDLPGLPKSRDPGEGCYFDGDRSWRAAGTRWHPVVPPFGLIKCAICTCKGGTGEVHCEKVQCPRLACAQPVRANPTDCCKQCPVGSGAHPHLGDPMQADGPRGCRFAGQWFPESQSWHPSVPPFGEMSCITCRCGAGVPHCERDDCSLPLACGPGKESRCCSHCAPRQSAPETRTVPELEKEAEGS is encoded by the exons ATGGACTGGCTGGTGCTGGGGGAGCTGCAGATGGTCCTGGAGAGGGCAGGTGGGCCAGGGCTGCGCATCAGTGGACACATTGCTGCCAGGCAGAGCTGCGATG TCCTGCAAAGTGTCCTTTGCGGGGCCGATGCCCTGATTCCAGTTCAGACGGGTGCAGCTGGCTCAGCCAGCCTTACACTACTAGGAAACGGCTCTCTGATTTACCAG GTGCAAGTGGTAGGTACAGGCAGTGAGGTGGTGGCTGTGACACTGGAGACCAAGCCTCAGTGGAGGGACCAGCACACTGTCCTGTGCCATATGGCTGGACTCCAGCCAGGGGAACACACG gctgTGGGTGTCTGCCCTGGGCTGGGTGCCCGAGGGGCTCATATGCTGCTGCAGAATGAGCTGTTCCTGAATGTGGGCACCAAGGACTTCCCAGATGGAGAGCTGCGGGGGCATGTGGCCGCCCTGCCCTACAGCGGGCACAGCGCCCGCCATGATA CACTGCCTGTGCCTCTGGCTGGAGCCCTGGTGTTGCCCCCTGTGCAGAGCCAGGCAGCAGGGCATGCCTGGCTCTCCCTGGATACCCACTGTCACCTGCACTATGAAGTGCTGCTGGCTGGGCTTGGTGGCTCAGAACAGGGCACCGTCACTGCCCACCTCCTTGGGCCTCCTGGGATGCCAGGGCCCCGGCGGCTGCTGAAGGGATTCTATGGCCCGGAG GCCCAGGGCGTGGTAAAAGACCTGGAGCCTGAGTTGCTGCGGCATCTGGCACAGGGGACTGCCTCCCTGCTGATCACCACCAAGGGTAGCCCCCAAGGGGAGCTGCGAGGGCAG GTGCACATCGCCAACCAATGCGAGGTGGGCGGCCTGCGCCTGGCGGCCGCAGGAACCGAAGGAGTGCGGGCGCCCGGGACCCTGGATGCAGCGGCGCCCGCACTGCCTGGGCTGCCAGCTGTGCTGGACCCGGACGCCCCCGCGCCCGCCAAACCTGGCGGCCCTGGGCGGCCCCGAGACCCCAACATGTGCTTCTTCGAGGGGCAGCAGCGCCCCCATGGGGCTCGCTGGGCGCCTAACTATGACCCGCTCTGCTCGCTCTGCACCTGCCAG AGACGCACGGTGATTTGTGACCCCGTGGTGTGCCCGCCGCCCAGCTGCCCGAGCCCAGTGCAGGCGCTGGACCAGTGCTGTCCTGTGTGCCCGG AGAAACAAGATGTCAGAGACCTGCCGGGGCTGCCGAAGAGCAGGGACCCCGGAGAGG GCTGCTATTTTGATGGTGACCGGAGCTGGCGGGCAGCGGGTACCCGGTGGCACCCCGTCGTGCCCCCATTTGGCTTAATTAAGTGTGCTATCTGCACCTGCAAG GGGGGCACTGGAGAGGTGCACTGTGAGAAGGTGCAGTGTCCCCGGCTGGCCTGTGCCCAGCCTGTCCGCGCCAACCCCACTGACTGCTGCAAACAGTGTCCAG TGGGGTCAGGGGCCCACCCCCATCTGGGGGACCCCATGCAGGCCGATGGGCCCCGGGGCTGCCGTTTTGCAGGGCAGTGGTTCCCAGAGAGCCAGAGCTGGCACCCCTCAGTGCCTCCCTTTGGGGAGATGAGCTGTATCACCTGCAGATGTGGG GCAGGGGTGCCCCACTGTGAGCGGGATGACTGTTCACTGCCACTGGCCTGTGGCCCAGGGAAGGAGAGTCGCTGCTGCTCCCACTGCGCACCCCGGCAGT CAGCCCCAGAGACCAGGACAGTTCCAGAGCTGGAGAAAGAAGCGGAAGGCTCCTAG
- the CHRD gene encoding chordin isoform X5, whose translation MPSLPAPPAPLLLLGLLLLGSRPARGAGPEPPALPIRPEKEPLPIRGAAGCSFGGKVYALDETWHPDLGEPFGVMRCVLCACEAPQWGRRTRGPARVSCKNIKPECPALACGQPRQLPGHCCQTCPQERSGPERQPTGLAFEYPRDPEHRSYSDRGEPGAEDRARGDGHTDFVALLTGPRSQAVARARVSLLRSSLRFSISYRRLDRPTRIRFSDSTGSVLFEHPAAPTQDGLVCGVWRAVPRLSLRLLRAEQLHVALVTPTYPSGEVWGPLIRHRALAAETFSAILTLEGPPQQGIGGITLLTLSDTEDSLHFLLLFRGLLESRSGGPAQVPLRLQILHQGQLLRELQANASAQEPGFAEVLPNLTAQEMDWLVLGELQMVLERAGGPGLRISGHIAARQSCDVLQSVLCGADALIPVQTGAAGSASLTLLGNGSLIYQVQVVGTGSEVVAVTLETKPQWRDQHTVLCHMAGLQPGEHTAVGVCPGLGARGAHMLLQNELFLNVGTKDFPDGELRGHVAALPYSGHSARHDTLPVPLAGALVLPPVQSQAAGHAWLSLDTHCHLHYEVLLAGLGGSEQGTVTAHLLGPPGMPGPRRLLKGFYGPEAQGVVKDLEPELLRHLAQGTASLLITTKGSPQGELRGQVHIANQCEVGGLRLAAAGTEGVRAPGTLDAAAPALPGLPAVLDPDAPAPAKPGGPGRPRDPNMCFFEGQQRPHGARWAPNYDPLCSLCTCQRRTVICDPVVCPPPSCPSPVQALDQCCPVCPEKQDVRDLPGLPKSRDPGEGCYFDGDRSWRAAGTRWHPVVPPFGLIKCAICTCKGGTGEVHCEKVQCPRLACAQPVRANPTDCCKQCPVGSGAHPHLGDPMQADGPRGCRFAGQWFPESQSWHPSVPPFGEMSCITCRCGAGVPHCERDDCSLPLACGPGKESRCCSHCAPRQSPETRTVPELEKEAEGS comes from the exons ATGCCGAGCCTCCCGGCCCCGCCGGCCCCGCTGCTGCTCCTCGGGCTGCTGCTGCTCGGCTCCCGGCCGGCCCGCGGCGCCGGCCCCGAGCCCCCCGCGCTGCCCATCCGGCCCGAGAAGGAGCCACTGCCCATTCGGGGAGCGGCAG GCTGCTCCTTCGGCGGGAAGGTTTATGCCTTGGACGAGACGTGGCACCCGGACCTCGGGGAGCCCTTCGGGGTGATGCGCTGCGTGCTGTGCGCCTGCGAGGCG CCTCAGTGGGGTCGCCGCACAAGGGGCCCGGCCAGGGTCAGCTGCAAGAACATCAAACCCGAGTGCCCAGCCCTGGCCTGCGGGCAGCCACGGCAGCTGCCCGGACACTGCTGCCAGACCTGCCCCCAGG AGCGCAGCGGTCCCGAGAGGCAGCCGACCGGCCTGGCCTTCGAGTATCCGCGGGACCCCGAGCATCGCAGCTACAGCGACCGTGGGGAGCCGGGCGCTGAGGATCGGGCGCGTGGAGACGGCCACACCG ACTTCGTGGCGCTGCTGACAGGGCCGAGGTCGCAGGCTGTGGCACGGGCCCGAGTGTCGCTGCTGCGCTCCAGCCTGCGTTTCTCCATCTCCTACCGGCG GCTGGACCGCCCTACCCGGATCCGCTTCTCGGACTCCACTGGGAGCGTCCTGTTTGAAcaccctgcagcccccacccaaGATGGCCTG GTCTGTGGGGTGTGGCGGGCAGTGCCTCGGTTGTCTCTGAGGCTCCTTAGGGCAGAACAGCTGCATGTGGCACTCGTGACACCCACTTACCCTTCAGGGGAGGTCTGGGGGCCTCTCATCCGGCACCGGGCCCTGGCTGCAG AGACCTTCAGTGCCATCCTGACCCTGGAAGGCCCCCCACAGCAGGGCATAGGGGGCATCACCCTACTCACTCTCAGTGACACAGAGGACTCCTTGCATTTTTTGCTGCTCTTCCGTGGGTTGCTGGAATCCAGGAGCGGGG GACCAGCCCAGGTTCCCTTGCGGCTCCAGATTCTGCACCAGGGGCAGCTATTGCGAGAGCTCCAGGCCAATGCCTCAGCCCAG GAGCCAGGCTTTGCCGAGGTGCTGCCTAACCTGACAGCCCAGGAGATGGACTGGCTGGTGCTGGGGGAGCTGCAGATGGTCCTGGAGAGGGCAGGTGGGCCAGGGCTGCGCATCAGTGGACACATTGCTGCCAGGCAGAGCTGCGATG TCCTGCAAAGTGTCCTTTGCGGGGCCGATGCCCTGATTCCAGTTCAGACGGGTGCAGCTGGCTCAGCCAGCCTTACACTACTAGGAAACGGCTCTCTGATTTACCAG GTGCAAGTGGTAGGTACAGGCAGTGAGGTGGTGGCTGTGACACTGGAGACCAAGCCTCAGTGGAGGGACCAGCACACTGTCCTGTGCCATATGGCTGGACTCCAGCCAGGGGAACACACG gctgTGGGTGTCTGCCCTGGGCTGGGTGCCCGAGGGGCTCATATGCTGCTGCAGAATGAGCTGTTCCTGAATGTGGGCACCAAGGACTTCCCAGATGGAGAGCTGCGGGGGCATGTGGCCGCCCTGCCCTACAGCGGGCACAGCGCCCGCCATGATA CACTGCCTGTGCCTCTGGCTGGAGCCCTGGTGTTGCCCCCTGTGCAGAGCCAGGCAGCAGGGCATGCCTGGCTCTCCCTGGATACCCACTGTCACCTGCACTATGAAGTGCTGCTGGCTGGGCTTGGTGGCTCAGAACAGGGCACCGTCACTGCCCACCTCCTTGGGCCTCCTGGGATGCCAGGGCCCCGGCGGCTGCTGAAGGGATTCTATGGCCCGGAG GCCCAGGGCGTGGTAAAAGACCTGGAGCCTGAGTTGCTGCGGCATCTGGCACAGGGGACTGCCTCCCTGCTGATCACCACCAAGGGTAGCCCCCAAGGGGAGCTGCGAGGGCAG GTGCACATCGCCAACCAATGCGAGGTGGGCGGCCTGCGCCTGGCGGCCGCAGGAACCGAAGGAGTGCGGGCGCCCGGGACCCTGGATGCAGCGGCGCCCGCACTGCCTGGGCTGCCAGCTGTGCTGGACCCGGACGCCCCCGCGCCCGCCAAACCTGGCGGCCCTGGGCGGCCCCGAGACCCCAACATGTGCTTCTTCGAGGGGCAGCAGCGCCCCCATGGGGCTCGCTGGGCGCCTAACTATGACCCGCTCTGCTCGCTCTGCACCTGCCAG AGACGCACGGTGATTTGTGACCCCGTGGTGTGCCCGCCGCCCAGCTGCCCGAGCCCAGTGCAGGCGCTGGACCAGTGCTGTCCTGTGTGCCCGG AGAAACAAGATGTCAGAGACCTGCCGGGGCTGCCGAAGAGCAGGGACCCCGGAGAGG GCTGCTATTTTGATGGTGACCGGAGCTGGCGGGCAGCGGGTACCCGGTGGCACCCCGTCGTGCCCCCATTTGGCTTAATTAAGTGTGCTATCTGCACCTGCAAG GGGGGCACTGGAGAGGTGCACTGTGAGAAGGTGCAGTGTCCCCGGCTGGCCTGTGCCCAGCCTGTCCGCGCCAACCCCACTGACTGCTGCAAACAGTGTCCAG TGGGGTCAGGGGCCCACCCCCATCTGGGGGACCCCATGCAGGCCGATGGGCCCCGGGGCTGCCGTTTTGCAGGGCAGTGGTTCCCAGAGAGCCAGAGCTGGCACCCCTCAGTGCCTCCCTTTGGGGAGATGAGCTGTATCACCTGCAGATGTGGG GCAGGGGTGCCCCACTGTGAGCGGGATGACTGTTCACTGCCACTGGCCTGTGGCCCAGGGAAGGAGAGTCGCTGCTGCTCCCACTGCGCACCCCGGCAGT CCCCAGAGACCAGGACAGTTCCAGAGCTGGAGAAAGAAGCGGAAGGCTCCTAG
- the CHRD gene encoding chordin isoform X1, with translation MPSLPAPPAPLLLLGLLLLGSRPARGAGPEPPALPIRPEKEPLPIRGAAGCSFGGKVYALDETWHPDLGEPFGVMRCVLCACEAPQWGRRTRGPARVSCKNIKPECPALACGQPRQLPGHCCQTCPQERSGPERQPTGLAFEYPRDPEHRSYSDRGEPGAEDRARGDGHTDFVALLTGPRSQAVARARVSLLRSSLRFSISYRRLDRPTRIRFSDSTGSVLFEHPAAPTQDGLVCGVWRAVPRLSLRLLRAEQLHVALVTPTYPSGEVWGPLIRHRALAAETFSAILTLEGPPQQGIGGITLLTLSDTEDSLHFLLLFRGLLESRSGELSTCAAVAGPAQVPLRLQILHQGQLLRELQANASAQEPGFAEVLPNLTAQEMDWLVLGELQMVLERAGGPGLRISGHIAARQSCDVLQSVLCGADALIPVQTGAAGSASLTLLGNGSLIYQVQVVGTGSEVVAVTLETKPQWRDQHTVLCHMAGLQPGEHTAVGVCPGLGARGAHMLLQNELFLNVGTKDFPDGELRGHVAALPYSGHSARHDTLPVPLAGALVLPPVQSQAAGHAWLSLDTHCHLHYEVLLAGLGGSEQGTVTAHLLGPPGMPGPRRLLKGFYGPEAQGVVKDLEPELLRHLAQGTASLLITTKGSPQGELRGQVHIANQCEVGGLRLAAAGTEGVRAPGTLDAAAPALPGLPAVLDPDAPAPAKPGGPGRPRDPNMCFFEGQQRPHGARWAPNYDPLCSLCTCQRRTVICDPVVCPPPSCPSPVQALDQCCPVCPEKQDVRDLPGLPKSRDPGEGCYFDGDRSWRAAGTRWHPVVPPFGLIKCAICTCKGGTGEVHCEKVQCPRLACAQPVRANPTDCCKQCPVGSGAHPHLGDPMQADGPRGCRFAGQWFPESQSWHPSVPPFGEMSCITCRCGAGVPHCERDDCSLPLACGPGKESRCCSHCAPRQSPETRTVPELEKEAEGS, from the exons ATGCCGAGCCTCCCGGCCCCGCCGGCCCCGCTGCTGCTCCTCGGGCTGCTGCTGCTCGGCTCCCGGCCGGCCCGCGGCGCCGGCCCCGAGCCCCCCGCGCTGCCCATCCGGCCCGAGAAGGAGCCACTGCCCATTCGGGGAGCGGCAG GCTGCTCCTTCGGCGGGAAGGTTTATGCCTTGGACGAGACGTGGCACCCGGACCTCGGGGAGCCCTTCGGGGTGATGCGCTGCGTGCTGTGCGCCTGCGAGGCG CCTCAGTGGGGTCGCCGCACAAGGGGCCCGGCCAGGGTCAGCTGCAAGAACATCAAACCCGAGTGCCCAGCCCTGGCCTGCGGGCAGCCACGGCAGCTGCCCGGACACTGCTGCCAGACCTGCCCCCAGG AGCGCAGCGGTCCCGAGAGGCAGCCGACCGGCCTGGCCTTCGAGTATCCGCGGGACCCCGAGCATCGCAGCTACAGCGACCGTGGGGAGCCGGGCGCTGAGGATCGGGCGCGTGGAGACGGCCACACCG ACTTCGTGGCGCTGCTGACAGGGCCGAGGTCGCAGGCTGTGGCACGGGCCCGAGTGTCGCTGCTGCGCTCCAGCCTGCGTTTCTCCATCTCCTACCGGCG GCTGGACCGCCCTACCCGGATCCGCTTCTCGGACTCCACTGGGAGCGTCCTGTTTGAAcaccctgcagcccccacccaaGATGGCCTG GTCTGTGGGGTGTGGCGGGCAGTGCCTCGGTTGTCTCTGAGGCTCCTTAGGGCAGAACAGCTGCATGTGGCACTCGTGACACCCACTTACCCTTCAGGGGAGGTCTGGGGGCCTCTCATCCGGCACCGGGCCCTGGCTGCAG AGACCTTCAGTGCCATCCTGACCCTGGAAGGCCCCCCACAGCAGGGCATAGGGGGCATCACCCTACTCACTCTCAGTGACACAGAGGACTCCTTGCATTTTTTGCTGCTCTTCCGTGGGTTGCTGGAATCCAGGAGCGGGG AGCTGTCCACATGTGCAGCTGTTGCAGGACCAGCCCAGGTTCCCTTGCGGCTCCAGATTCTGCACCAGGGGCAGCTATTGCGAGAGCTCCAGGCCAATGCCTCAGCCCAG GAGCCAGGCTTTGCCGAGGTGCTGCCTAACCTGACAGCCCAGGAGATGGACTGGCTGGTGCTGGGGGAGCTGCAGATGGTCCTGGAGAGGGCAGGTGGGCCAGGGCTGCGCATCAGTGGACACATTGCTGCCAGGCAGAGCTGCGATG TCCTGCAAAGTGTCCTTTGCGGGGCCGATGCCCTGATTCCAGTTCAGACGGGTGCAGCTGGCTCAGCCAGCCTTACACTACTAGGAAACGGCTCTCTGATTTACCAG GTGCAAGTGGTAGGTACAGGCAGTGAGGTGGTGGCTGTGACACTGGAGACCAAGCCTCAGTGGAGGGACCAGCACACTGTCCTGTGCCATATGGCTGGACTCCAGCCAGGGGAACACACG gctgTGGGTGTCTGCCCTGGGCTGGGTGCCCGAGGGGCTCATATGCTGCTGCAGAATGAGCTGTTCCTGAATGTGGGCACCAAGGACTTCCCAGATGGAGAGCTGCGGGGGCATGTGGCCGCCCTGCCCTACAGCGGGCACAGCGCCCGCCATGATA CACTGCCTGTGCCTCTGGCTGGAGCCCTGGTGTTGCCCCCTGTGCAGAGCCAGGCAGCAGGGCATGCCTGGCTCTCCCTGGATACCCACTGTCACCTGCACTATGAAGTGCTGCTGGCTGGGCTTGGTGGCTCAGAACAGGGCACCGTCACTGCCCACCTCCTTGGGCCTCCTGGGATGCCAGGGCCCCGGCGGCTGCTGAAGGGATTCTATGGCCCGGAG GCCCAGGGCGTGGTAAAAGACCTGGAGCCTGAGTTGCTGCGGCATCTGGCACAGGGGACTGCCTCCCTGCTGATCACCACCAAGGGTAGCCCCCAAGGGGAGCTGCGAGGGCAG GTGCACATCGCCAACCAATGCGAGGTGGGCGGCCTGCGCCTGGCGGCCGCAGGAACCGAAGGAGTGCGGGCGCCCGGGACCCTGGATGCAGCGGCGCCCGCACTGCCTGGGCTGCCAGCTGTGCTGGACCCGGACGCCCCCGCGCCCGCCAAACCTGGCGGCCCTGGGCGGCCCCGAGACCCCAACATGTGCTTCTTCGAGGGGCAGCAGCGCCCCCATGGGGCTCGCTGGGCGCCTAACTATGACCCGCTCTGCTCGCTCTGCACCTGCCAG AGACGCACGGTGATTTGTGACCCCGTGGTGTGCCCGCCGCCCAGCTGCCCGAGCCCAGTGCAGGCGCTGGACCAGTGCTGTCCTGTGTGCCCGG AGAAACAAGATGTCAGAGACCTGCCGGGGCTGCCGAAGAGCAGGGACCCCGGAGAGG GCTGCTATTTTGATGGTGACCGGAGCTGGCGGGCAGCGGGTACCCGGTGGCACCCCGTCGTGCCCCCATTTGGCTTAATTAAGTGTGCTATCTGCACCTGCAAG GGGGGCACTGGAGAGGTGCACTGTGAGAAGGTGCAGTGTCCCCGGCTGGCCTGTGCCCAGCCTGTCCGCGCCAACCCCACTGACTGCTGCAAACAGTGTCCAG TGGGGTCAGGGGCCCACCCCCATCTGGGGGACCCCATGCAGGCCGATGGGCCCCGGGGCTGCCGTTTTGCAGGGCAGTGGTTCCCAGAGAGCCAGAGCTGGCACCCCTCAGTGCCTCCCTTTGGGGAGATGAGCTGTATCACCTGCAGATGTGGG GCAGGGGTGCCCCACTGTGAGCGGGATGACTGTTCACTGCCACTGGCCTGTGGCCCAGGGAAGGAGAGTCGCTGCTGCTCCCACTGCGCACCCCGGCAGT CCCCAGAGACCAGGACAGTTCCAGAGCTGGAGAAAGAAGCGGAAGGCTCCTAG